The nucleotide sequence AATTCGATTGAACGTTGTATCAAGAGTTTTTGCTTTAAGCGGATACATCATGCTTCGTTGTGATGGTCATAAGTTCCTTGATTTATCCTTTCATAATACATCAAGCATAAGAAGATACTTTAGAGCATCAGTATAGTTTTCCCGGTCATGGAGCATAGGAAATAAGATGTGTGAGGATGTTAGGACACATAAGGTGCATCATACATAGGAGATTTGTATGAATGTCGAGGTATCTCAACTTGAACTACTGACATAAAAGCATCAAACATAGGAGATGGAAGTAGGTATCAGGGCCTACTAATTTAAACCATTCATATATTGGGTATTGAACATAGGAAATATGCATGAGTATCAAGGAGTGCTAACTTAAATTGTCATGTATGTGACATCAAACACAAGAGATATATAAAGATATTTAGATATACTGACTTAAACTACTCAATTAGTATGTGTCAAACACAAGGGACACATAAGAATATTGGGGTATATTGACTTTAATTACTTGCTTAAGGGAGGTCAGATGTAGAAGACATATGATGACATTGGGACACACCAATTTCAACATCCCATATAAGGAGCATCAAGAGTAGGAAATCAACGTGAGTATTGGGACATGGTGACTCGAATTGCTAGCGGAGATGACATTGAAAATGGAGTTAGTGAGAGTATTGGGCCATGGTGACTTGATCCATTGTGTAAGCAGCATTAGATGCAAGAAACACTTGAGGGCATCAAGACTTATAGACTTGTATAGCCTAATAAGGGTGTCAAATAATTGAGACATGCTAGAGCGTCATGGCATATTGATTTGAACTGCTTACATAAGAGGTATCAGATGCACAAAGATGAAATGAGGGTGACggttaaattcaagagacatgcaTGGGGTATTATGACATGTAGACTTGAATCACTTGCATAGAGAGCAATAGACATAGGAGTGCAATGGCATCAAACATATTGACTTGATTCCTTAAGAGGTATGAGGGAATCAAGATGCGTCAACTTAAATTACCCAAATAGAGAGTGTCATATGTAGAAGACATACAAGTGTGTTAATTTGAATCTCCCAAATAAGATATATTGAATACAAGAGACACAAGAGATATCAATGTATGTTGACTTGAAACACTCACATAAAAGTGCCAAATGCATAAGATGTATTAGGAAATTATGACATTTTGACTTTAAACCACTTACATAAAAGGCATTAGAAATAGGATATGTataagaatattatgatgtattagCTTAAACTACTCAGATAAAAAATGTCAAAAGTAGAAAACACCCGAAGGCACTAGAATGTGTCAACTTGAATATTTCACACATAAGTGAGCCCCCTATACAATCAATTAAACTTAACTAAACTTAACGTACCTTAATTTTATTCAAATATTTAGAAAGATGTTAAGATATCTCCACTAAACATATGTTAGTTTAAATCGAGACCCTCAAAATATTGAAGTtttcaaattaatatttatacataattaaatttttaatttttattaacgtGGGGACTAACATAAGATATTACACCTAAAGTTTAACATCCATTTGGTTGTATCCAATGGTCCAAAAACATCCATCACCATCATGCGCAGCTCTTTTCCTCCACCTCGCTCTTTCACGCCGACAAGGTGGAGGAAGGACTCATCGTCGGACAAATGAATGCTCTACCATTCCCAAAGACGACTCTCGTGCTCACCGTGCATCCTGTTCTCATCAAAAGCGATGGCACTTCATAAAGggtaaaggaaaaggaaaagaaagctaGTTAATGTGCTTGCTTGCTTGACGGTCCCAATGACCCGCATCACCAATAATGCTACGAGATCAATGTGCAGAATCCGGTTCTTCTCTTCACGTTGGAAGTGGCATCGCATGTCTATTCGAAGCCAATAAGCTAACACATGTTTGCCCTCTCACAAAGCTAACACATAAAGTCActtcttttatattttctttttcttgaactGCAGTAGGAGTTATGTTGATGATAAATGAGCTACCTACAGCGACCTGAGATGCCAATCCCTGTTGGTCACAGTTGGATTGGAGTTGATTGCACATTTATTGAAAGAATAAACTCTATTTCATCTTGATAGGTTTGGAGATTATTGGGGGAATATAGGTAAATAAAGATTTAGGTATATTAGAAGCACGAATATCAAAATTACTTATTGAtagtaaaacaaaataaaataagaaataattattttttttataaattattcaataaatatttcataaaataaccTTAGATCTAAAGGTAGCCAACAAGTCTAGTAATCATACAATTTCATGTTACCAATGTATAAAAATAAGAGTGAAatctaaaattatttatattatatagtaATTAAGTTTATGTGTGAAAATTTGGAAAAGAATGATTGGAATTTGAATAAgatgtgaaaaaaaaatatttgacaaTTAATTTAGTTTTATCTCTAAAGATCAACAATtgaagatatttatttattaagacatgagtataaagagaagaagaaagatccCTAGTGGTTTTTATTGATTTTGGTAAGTTTTATGATagagttttagaaaaaaaaaaaaaaaaaacatatctaaTAATTATATTGATGTAATAAAGGATATATGTAATAGTATAATTATGTATCTAATGAGATTCCTATTAATATTAGACTATACAAAGATCGATTTTATATTCTTTCTTCGTCATATTTGAATCCAAATCGAACAATAATTCAAAATTCAACTCACCATTTATTTATAAAACAGTAATATTTTGGAAGCCTATGAATCATTTCttgtttgaattcaaaaatgactatATGAAAATCTGTATCAGACTgacactatttatttatttatttaatttaatttaattatattaatttaatGTTTAATTTTAATGAGCCGTTCTCATTCCAAATCTGTCGAAGCTTCGCATTTTGCCTCTACTATTATTTATATTCACATTTCCACGTAGAGATGACGAGTCCCAAAATCTGAAGAACAACCAACACATTAAAATCACAAGTGTTCGATTTCACAGCCAATTCGTGGCCGGTTTGGGCTAACTTCGGTGAAGCTTCCAACTCCGTCATTTTCCATGTCGCATGGAATTTGTTTGAATGTGAAAACAAACTGACGTTACGCGGATCCGGTTCTGATTCGTAGCAACTGCTCTTGATGGACGGATACGTCCACGTGATCCAACGGGAGGAAGCAGAACGGCGACGACCCCAATCCTATCAGCGTGATCTCCATGGGCTTCGAGCGAGCCAACGGTCGTGACCCGCCGCCGTGGACCCACCACCGTCACCTTCTGTTCTttcctcgtccttttcctttttccttcCTTCCCTccgccctcttctcctcctctctccctccaccctcctccctcctcccccctcctcctcctcctcggccctCCTCTTATATCCCATCCGAGGCCTCCAAGCAAAGTATTTTTTTGTCACTTCTCTGTCCCCTTCATCGTCACAACCGCAATGTCTTCGTCTCCTCCCCTTCTCTTGCTCTCCCTttcgttcctcctcctcctcctcctcctcccattcTCTGCCATCTCTGCTCCCGTTACCCTCCAACTCAGCCGACATCCCCTGCCGTCCCACCCCGACCCCCTGCACCGCCTCGCCTCACTCGCTTCCGCCTCCGCCCTCCGCGCATCCCTCCTCAAGAACCGCCACCGCCACGCCTCTCCGCGTCCTTCTCGCTCCCCTCTCTTCCCCCACTCCTACGGCGGCTACTCACTCACCCTCGCCTTCGGCACCCCGCCGCAGCAAATTCCTCTCCTCCTCGACACCGGGAGCCACCTCACCTGGGTCCCTTGCACCTCCTCCTATCAGTGCCGTCGCTGCTCCTCCCCCTCCGCCACCCCCATCACCCCCTTCCTTCCCAAGTCTTCTGCCTCCACCCGCCTCGTCGGCTGCCGCAACCCCCGCTGTCTGTGGATCCACTCACCCGACCTCCTCCTTTCCCGGTGTCCTGCCTGCAACTCCACCTCAGCCGACGGCTGCCCGGCTACCGCCTGCCCGCCTTATGCCATCATCTATGGTTCTGGCTCCACCGCTGGGCTCCTCATGCTGGAGACACTCGCCTTGCCCGGCCGCACCGTCCCCGACGTCACCGTCGGCTGCTCCGTCTTTTCCGAACGCCAGCCAGCTGGCGTCGCCGGATTCGGCCGCGGCGCCCCCTCCCTCCCCTCCCAGCTCGGGTTGAAGCGCTTCTCTTACTGCCTAATTTCTCGGCGCTACGACGACGAAGCCGCCGAGAGCGGCTCCGTCGTCCTCGACCCCGCCAAGGAGGATTCCTCCGACGGCCTTAGATTCACGACCTTCCTCAACAATCCCGCGGCCGGTGCCGACGAAGGGTCGCCC is from Musa acuminata AAA Group cultivar baxijiao chromosome BXJ1-6, Cavendish_Baxijiao_AAA, whole genome shotgun sequence and encodes:
- the LOC135676515 gene encoding probable aspartyl protease At4g16563; translation: MSSSPPLLLLSLSFLLLLLLLPFSAISAPVTLQLSRHPLPSHPDPLHRLASLASASALRASLLKNRHRHASPRPSRSPLFPHSYGGYSLTLAFGTPPQQIPLLLDTGSHLTWVPCTSSYQCRRCSSPSATPITPFLPKSSASTRLVGCRNPRCLWIHSPDLLLSRCPACNSTSADGCPATACPPYAIIYGSGSTAGLLMLETLALPGRTVPDVTVGCSVFSERQPAGVAGFGRGAPSLPSQLGLKRFSYCLISRRYDDEAAESGSVVLDPAKEDSSDGLRFTTFLNNPAAGADEGSPFSVYYYIGLREMAVGGKKVRVPRSALAPSPSGDGGAIVDSGTTFTYMAPPVFEPVLAAFVDRVAHRYNRSADMEARTGLRPCFALPPDATEVDLPELTFRFKGGAEMRLPLENYFVFAGADRAAVCLTIVSDGDGAASSDVAGGPAIILGNFQQQDYYMVYDLEKGRLGFRRQSCLGS